The window CTCTTCCAGCGGCTTGCCTCCATGCCTCTTCTTCGGCTCCAAGGTCGCGCCTTGCTACCACTCGATGCACTGTCCCTACCTCCGACGAGGTTCGCATAATCCGTGCGGGGATAAACAACTAAAGGCCCTCCTCCTCCACCCACAACGGTCAAGCCCCCGCCCCACTCCATCTCCATTTACGACTCATTCCCTGCCCGGCCTCGAAGTTCCACCTTGCCTCctttccttctgcgtgaaaatcggCTTTACACCAAATGTTTTTTTATGGTGACTTACACCAATTCAAGTTTGAGACCCCTTACAAATAGCAAACGCGAGCTTGTATACGACGCCAAACATGCGTTTGCGGACAGAGCCCAAACTCCCAACATGTTTGTGTAAAGACAACAGTGCATAGAAGTCTGCTTGGTTGCACTGGCCGGTCAACAAGATTTGGTGCGGCCAAAAACGACATGCTTTGCCGTCATTACGAGTATTTTTATTTTTGATCATCCGAGTTTGCACGGCTCTGACTAGTTGAAGGTCAAAGGAAATTAGACCCTCTCTAGTGGTTGGTGGTTTCAGTTGGTTCAACGCGATCGTGACTGCCCAGCACATATGGATGCATTTACAAAAAGAAAAGTTAATTGGCAACGTGTATAAAACATCCTACTACGTGGCcacatgtacatgttgtcttgttTTTGGGTACAATcctctaattaatttagttaatacgTATAGGcgtcgagagagggagagaaataATGAAGAAGAGATATGCAGGATGCAGCTCTGCATGTcccggctcggctcggctcggccCAAGGCAGCGGAAAGGAGCGGCACGGCTTCGGTGGCGGCTGGGCCCATAAGCCGACGGACCGGCGACGTATACGTATGAGCTGACGTGATGGCACGAGTCAAGGAGTTGACTCGATATTCTTTCCTGGCATTATTCTACTGCTAGCGGAGAAGACAGTACTACCAGCGTTCTCAACAATCAACACTTTGATTACTGTTGTTAAGCAGCGTTGTTTTAGTTTAAATTTAAACTAAAACAGCATCACTTATACTGGGTCTATTCCAGAATGAAATATACGACCACCACTGTTTGAGTTCAAGCTTAATTGGCCTAACAAAAGGAACAAGCTTAACCTACGCGACACAAGACCGACACTTATAATCCACATCATTCAGACCCTCTTTTTCGTTTGTAGTATGATTTGGATTTTGCGAGCACTCCAGTATGTACATATTCCAGTATGTATATCCCACTAGCACGAAAAAGCTGTATGTCGAAGTCGAGTGAAGATCGCACCATCTCGCGCCCGTTTGTCCGGTTCCTCGGAGAAAACGACCCGTCGCGTTGCAGTTTTACCACATGTGGGTTTAGGACAAACGCAAGAAAATCCAGAGGATGGTGAAAGGATAAGGGCTTGGTTAGGTTAGGATTTGGTGCGGGGCGGGCCCCCGCCAGGAACTTGGTTGACCTTCCAGCCCTTGATTGGCGGGGAGGAAGGAGGCAAGGAACCGGTCAAGATGGCTCACTGGCTAGCTAACTTAACTGCCCCCAACTTCGGGTACTCAGTGCAGTCTGCCGGAGTCTGAGGCTAGAGCATCCAAGTAAGTGTAAAAGAGTAGGGTGGTTGCTAAGCGTACACGTTCAAAGGCTACGCGCCCTACGATCGGGTCCCGTTGAAAGTTCAAGTCGCACTTGTGCGGCCGCGTGAATTTTCAACATTTGCATTCGTGCATGTGCGTATATATAATGTCGTGTGTTGATCGGCAGGTCTAAGCCCGTGCCTGGACGTTTCTGAATGGGGTCCATCCAAGGATCCTCTTAACCAGGCAGCCGGCAAAGGAGGAACATTTTCCTTTTTGAATGTTTTGATGACTTGCTGGCCACGGTTGCCGCGCGGTAGAAACGTTTTACTATAATTAAAAGGCACCGGTGAAATGTCGTGCAGTATCATTCTTCGAAACTGTATTCTGCATACTTGGATTCTTCGAAGCTTTTGGCTCAAAATTCTAGGGAAAAAAGGATGTACGGAAATCCGGATGGACAACAtatcttcagaaaaaagaaaagaaacatagtCTTTCTTAAGTACGATACCGCGTAACTTTTGCATACGTAGTCAAATTGTCAAAGGGGCAAAACTTTGCTTAATTACTAGAGTAGAATTTGAGTTCATTACAGACTTAGGGTGCAAGCATCCCATGATGTGCGAGTAACACGGTAGACAGACGTCACGCTGAGGTTGAAAACCCACTTGACTTATGTTTCTACATAAATCAAGTTCACAGAACCCAAATCAGTCCTCAAACTGAAATCTGCAACATCTGGAAATCGCGGACTAGAGAAGATAATGCTTCCTATATGTGCTTCTGAACCTTTATCATCTTTGCTGTTGCTACATTCATCACGAAATGTAATTTTCCATGCATATAAAAAGACGTGGCCTTGATGTTTTTTCACAGGCCTGGAGTACCAATCATATCAAGTCGACTGGAGGTGATTCAAGGAAAGAAGCAAGAACAGAGGTAGATTAGGCTTTCGTTGTCTGAGAAGATCTGTttaccatgtactccctccgttcctaaatataagtctttgtagaaatttcactataaaccacatacggatgtatatagatgcattgtatgtgtagattcattcattttgcttcgtatgtagtccacgtagtgaaatctctacaaaaacttatatttaggaacggagggagtcgtATACAGCTCGCGAGACAGCGAATTCGCTGACTGCAAAAGGTCGCTGAAACGTGCTGTCTTGGCTCCAACTAATGCAACATCAACAGCAAAAATTCCAACTAAAAAAACCCAGCAAAATTCCACCCTGACCACAGAGATTTTTCACCATCACAAGAACCACACACATATATGGAATATCGTATATATAATAATGATAACAAAATGTGGAATAGTACAAAACACATCAACGGATGAAAAGAAGTAGGAGTAGCTTACTTGCCCCAATCGCTATCGGCATCGATTTGTTTTGAATTTAATTCTGTGGGCTTCTTGTTTCCTGCACAGCATGCATCCCACCACAACACGGCAGAACACGGCACAACAGCGATGACTGAAACCTACCTCTGCTTCCATGCCAACAGGTATCCAATCGCACGTTGCCACGGCACAGATCAGGTGATCTGGGTTCACAAGAAACCTGACACCCGGGTGAGGCATCTCCATCACAATAATCTGGTCAATTTGGCATGCAGTGTACTACTGTGATTCTGTttggatgcatgcatgcacgcagcaCCCAGCATTTGCAGCCATATGTTTCAGATGATGGTTGTGCACAGAATTGATGCCCCTAAAGCTCCGAAGAGATGTAACCATGTACATGAACCTGCTTTACCCAGCTAAAGCATGCAGACGACGCGAGAAGTCAACAATAAGCAAAGCCTTTCGGTGCAAAGTTATGCCCGCTGATCAACTCCTTTTCCTCAGCCTGCACCACAACCCGTTCTTTGTGTGAATCGTCGCGCCTGTCACCATCTCTACTTCATCGGGCGAGCCTCGCAGCTCCACGTCAAACTTTTGCAATAGCAGGGCCAAGGCCACTGTTGACTCCAGGAGCGCGAATTGGTCTCCCACGCATTTGCGTGGTCCTCCGCCGAAGGGGAGGAAAGCAAAGTCTGCTATAATCTGGCAAATGAAGTTTGATGAGGTCTTAGTTTCTTCAAGAAAGAAAGAGGTCTATCAGTAGGATAGAATGACGAGACAAATGTTCAGGCATACCTCGTTCGGATACATCGCGCCAGGACTCCGGTCAGGATCAAACCCAGCCCACCCTTCTATGTTCTCATCCTTCTTTGGGACTGTAAACCTCTCTGGTTCAAACTCATTTGGCCTATCCCAAAAGTACGGGGACCTATGGAGATTGTATATCTGCAGTGCCAGCATTTTCACATAAGACAAACTTCTCAAGGAGAACAGAATAAAGTTTGGAGTCGATCATGAAGGTAACTTATATTGGTACCAAAACTATGAATATCTGAAAGAAAGAACCAGCTTAAATTTGCCAATTCCCCATCTTACCGAAAGAAATATATCGGTTCCTGCTGGTATTTCGTATCCCTCTTTCGCTCCGTTGTACCCACCTATGAATTTGTGTGCATTAATTTTAATAACACGAGTCAGGTATCACATCGCATGCCCTTTGATATCTGGCACATGTTTTTCTGATTGTTGGGAGAAAGCTGTGTGTATTAAAGAGAAGATGGAACCTGGCAATTTATCAGGCCGGAGAGAACGCCTGATTAACAATGGGGGTTGAGGATACAAGCGAAGAGCTTCAACAATGATTAATCTTATGTACCTAGAGCACATCATGAATGCAGTATGTGAAATTTAGAAACATTTATGGCGCATTAATACAGTAAAACTCTTACTATCACATGGTAAGAAAGCGCTAGTGATTTTGCAAGCATATAATGTGCAAAATATACGATGATTTTGTAAAAATTGACACCTGAAAAAAAATAGTGAATAGAAGAATAAAACATAGTTCAATTTACAAGAAATGGTAACATAAGTAACATACTCCAATTTCTTGAGCTTTTCTGCAGTGATTACCCCATCGATCAGTACAGAATCAATCTCTGCCTGGGCTTTTCTCATCTTCGTGGGATTCTGTATCGACATACAGTATATTGTATGATATTCACAATTTAAAGTTAGTTATCTGTTCATGTCAGTtaaaatgtgtacctgggccagtaGAAAAATAGACCATGTCAGAACAGCCGCAGTTGTTTCATGTCCGGCGATAAGCATTGTCATAAGATCATCTCGAAGCTATCACAAACCAAGAAATTTGTCAATTTATTTGCCTGATTCAAGCAGAAATACAAAGTAAAACTTCGAAGGATATTAAAACATTGGAAACTCCCTGTGCTGGAAGAAATAAATGGTGCAATGAACAAGTTATAGATGTTCCATTCTTACCAAATTAAACATTACATGGGCGATTTACCTGGCGGTCGTCAACATCAGCTCCCCGCATGTCAACAAGGAACCTCAGTAAGCTGGCATCCTACAAATATAATGGCAACATTACGAACTGCCAAACTACCATAGTTATTTTGTAAAGCAACCTGATAAGACCAGCATGACCCAACAAAATCAGGACTAATAGGAACCAACCTTCAATGATGAGTAGTCTCTCTGCTGGAGTTTTTCCACATCAGCTTCCTATAAAAAGCAATGTTGAATTTACTACAAGTTCCAGAAAAAGGCACCATGCATGACTAAGTTTCTGTTGGCACAAACCTGTCTTGTTTCTTTTGCATTTTTAATAAGATCATCAAGGCAATCATTGATAACCTTGAGGTCACTGCGGAACTTCCGCTGTCTTTGCACTATCCATTGAGTTAAAGGAAGATTCCAGTAAGGGATGTAAAAGGTGGATCGATGCTCAGCTTCAAAAAGAGTACCATATACTGCCTGCACAATAGACATAGAAACCCCACAAAGAAGGGCCGACAAAATAAGCAGAAGAGCATTAGTCATGTCTATTCATCCTAAATATGCAAGATGAGTATTCTTCTGTACTTTTACTCAATTTTGAAAACCAGAACAGATGCACTTATCATGAAGAAATTATCATCAGATAGTATAACTACATAGATATCACACCAACCTTGATTACAGGAGATTCCTTATTAACAGAGTCAAAATCAAAATTGAACACTCCCAAGCCAATTATGTCGAGAGCCAAATTGGAGAATTCCTCTTCAAGGTTCACTGTGGTAGA is drawn from Triticum dicoccoides isolate Atlit2015 ecotype Zavitan chromosome 6B, WEW_v2.0, whole genome shotgun sequence and contains these coding sequences:
- the LOC119322746 gene encoding cytochrome P450 97B2, chloroplastic-like, yielding MAMSAATAATLLPRSSTGTPRLASTYPSSSAAHGRSRLLPIRCQSPGVDKTTKPKRNLFDNASNLLTNLLAGGNLKNMPVAEGAVTDLFDRPLFYSLYDWFLEHGSVYKLAFGPKSFVVVSDPIVARYILRENAFSYDKGVLAEILEPIMGKGLIPADLDTWKQRRKVITPGFHALFIEAMVRVFTKCSERTILKLEALIEKGDRGDKSTTVNLEEEFSNLALDIIGLGVFNFDFDSVNKESPVIKAVYGTLFEAEHRSTFYIPYWNLPLTQWIVQRQRKFRSDLKVINDCLDDLIKNAKETRQEADVEKLQQRDYSSLKDASLLRFLVDMRGADVDDRQLRDDLMTMLIAGHETTAAVLTWSIFLLAQNPTKMRKAQAEIDSVLIDGVITAEKLKKLEYIRLIIVEALRLYPQPPLLIRRSLRPDKLPGGYNGAKEGYEIPAGTDIFLSIYNLHRSPYFWDRPNEFEPERFTVPKKDENIEGWAGFDPDRSPGAMYPNEIIADFAFLPFGGGPRKCVGDQFALLESTVALALLLQKFDVELRGSPDEVEMVTGATIHTKNGLWCRLRKRS